A single window of Anaerocolumna chitinilytica DNA harbors:
- a CDS encoding pentapeptide repeat-containing protein, with translation MSRKYYENENYENIKLDGERIEDCEFYDCTFMNCTFEDCMLAHSSLNECRFINCKIISLKAEFSQIKYIEFEKCNLIGVNWHDLLPAGNIADPITKIKESILKYNSFMHMNFKRFSFSLNTIQDSAFDECNLMESNFNGCKLESTQFSRCDLRKADFREATGYQISITTNKMKDAKFSFPEVINLLSELGIKVN, from the coding sequence ATGTCTCGAAAATATTATGAAAATGAAAATTACGAAAATATAAAATTGGATGGTGAAAGAATAGAAGATTGTGAATTTTATGATTGTACGTTTATGAATTGTACATTTGAAGACTGTATGTTAGCACATAGCTCCCTCAATGAATGCAGGTTTATTAACTGTAAAATCATTAGTCTTAAAGCAGAATTTTCGCAAATCAAATATATAGAATTTGAAAAGTGTAATTTGATTGGTGTTAATTGGCACGATTTACTCCCTGCCGGTAATATAGCTGACCCAATTACAAAGATAAAGGAATCTATTCTGAAGTACAATAGCTTTATGCATATGAATTTTAAAAGATTCAGCTTTTCATTAAATACAATACAGGATTCAGCTTTTGATGAATGTAACTTAATGGAGAGTAACTTTAATGGTTGTAAACTGGAGTCAACCCAATTTTCAAGATGTGACTTGAGAAAAGCTGATTTTCGCGAAGCCACAGGATATCAAATTAGCATAACTACAAATAAAATGAAAGATGCAAAATTTTCTTTTCCGGAAGTTATTAATCTATTAAGCGAACTAGGTATAAAAGTGAATTAA
- a CDS encoding DUF2127 domain-containing protein yields MKKIITPRNIDISFHISLIIKGLFDLGEFLCGIITIFLTPERMRKLITFITSSELKEDPNDFIMRRLISFSETFSINSQLTASVYLLSHSFIKLLIIIFLWKQKLWVYPVSCVVFAAFVVIQLLDFTQTHSITLLFVTFVDIFMIILTILEYRNISIKYRKSVRKS; encoded by the coding sequence ATGAAAAAAATAATAACTCCTAGAAATATTGATATCAGTTTCCATATAAGTTTAATTATCAAAGGTCTTTTTGATTTAGGTGAATTTTTATGTGGCATTATTACAATTTTTCTAACACCGGAAAGGATGAGGAAACTAATAACATTTATAACATCTAGTGAATTAAAGGAAGATCCGAATGATTTTATAATGAGACGACTAATTTCTTTTAGTGAGACCTTTTCAATTAATTCACAGCTAACAGCTTCGGTCTACTTGCTCTCTCATTCATTTATAAAACTTCTTATAATAATCTTTTTATGGAAACAAAAGCTCTGGGTATATCCGGTTTCTTGTGTTGTATTTGCAGCTTTTGTTGTTATACAATTGTTGGATTTTACACAAACTCATTCCATAACTCTTCTGTTTGTTACTTTCGTTGATATATTCATGATAATCTTAACCATATTGGAATATAGAAATATATCGATAAAATATAGAAAATCAGTTCGTAAATCCTAA
- a CDS encoding VOC family protein: MHIEHIAVYVDEVEAVKDFFIKYFNAQASKMYHNQKTDFKSYFLSFDDGSRLEIMNKPGLVDSEKSSLHKGYIHIAFSVGSKEKVDFLTEQLRSDGFEITSGPRTTGDGYYESCIIGIERNIIEITV; this comes from the coding sequence ATGCATATAGAACATATAGCAGTGTATGTGGATGAGGTGGAGGCTGTAAAAGACTTTTTTATAAAGTACTTTAATGCCCAGGCCAGTAAAATGTATCATAATCAAAAGACTGACTTTAAGTCCTATTTTTTATCTTTTGACGATGGTTCGCGCTTAGAAATCATGAACAAACCAGGATTAGTTGACTCAGAAAAAAGCAGTTTGCATAAAGGTTATATTCATATTGCATTCAGCGTTGGCAGTAAAGAAAAGGTTGATTTTTTAACCGAGCAACTAAGATCAGACGGATTCGAAATAACAAGCGGACCTAGAACAACCGGAGATGGGTATTATGAGAGTTGTATCATAGGAATTGAAAGAAATATAATTGAGATTACGGTGTAG
- a CDS encoding sugar O-acetyltransferase: MNQKERMLAGLPYKAWLDGLLDERMENKKKIHELNVMPPEDEKKMEELIKSILGKSGTNTKIEPPFHCDYGKNIEVGNNFFANYNCTILDVGKVIIGDNVMFAPNVAVYTAGHPIHPESRNSGYEYGISITIGDNVWIGGSAVITPGVRIGNNVVIGAGSVVTKDIPDNVIAVGSPCRVLREITEADRKYYFKDREFDVEDY; the protein is encoded by the coding sequence ATGAACCAAAAAGAACGAATGCTTGCAGGTCTGCCATACAAGGCTTGGCTTGATGGATTATTGGATGAAAGAATGGAGAATAAGAAGAAAATACATGAATTAAATGTAATGCCTCCGGAAGATGAAAAAAAGATGGAGGAATTAATCAAGAGTATTTTAGGGAAGTCAGGAACAAACACAAAAATAGAACCGCCATTTCATTGTGATTATGGTAAAAACATTGAAGTCGGGAATAACTTCTTTGCCAACTATAACTGTACTATACTGGATGTGGGTAAAGTAATAATTGGTGATAATGTCATGTTTGCTCCAAATGTTGCAGTTTATACGGCAGGGCATCCCATACATCCAGAATCAAGAAATTCCGGTTATGAATATGGAATCTCTATCACCATAGGTGACAATGTTTGGATTGGCGGAAGCGCTGTTATTACTCCCGGGGTTAGAATCGGAAATAACGTTGTAATCGGTGCAGGCAGTGTAGTTACAAAAGATATACCGGATAATGTGATTGCTGTAGGCAGTCCATGCCGGGTTCTGCGAGAGATTACGGAAGCTGATCGGAAGTATTACTTTAAAGATAGAGAGTTTGATGTGGAGGATTATTAA
- a CDS encoding SDR family oxidoreductase: MKKEILVTGASRGLGFCFVKRYLEEGNRVFAGYRNNAGGLKALKQEYGALLDLVVLDVADTASVEAAVGEIKELTNHLDIVINSAGIHSDTSFEILEITNLDDCSFVYNVNAVGPLRVAKAFLPLIRNGNAPKIINISSESGSITWSGRVKEFDYCMSKAALNMGSKLLSNYLKEDKISVLAVQPGWMRTDMGGPNADLDPYETAVKLEKLFQSIKDLDTPIFIDNEGQSIPW, from the coding sequence ATGAAAAAGGAGATACTGGTCACAGGTGCTTCGAGAGGGCTGGGTTTTTGCTTTGTAAAACGCTACCTGGAAGAGGGAAATCGAGTCTTTGCTGGTTATAGAAATAATGCAGGGGGCCTTAAGGCTTTAAAACAAGAATATGGAGCATTATTGGACCTTGTGGTATTAGATGTTGCCGATACGGCTTCCGTTGAAGCAGCGGTTGGAGAAATCAAGGAATTAACCAATCATTTAGATATTGTTATTAATTCTGCGGGGATTCACAGCGATACTTCTTTCGAGATTCTGGAAATAACCAATCTGGATGATTGCAGTTTTGTATATAATGTAAATGCAGTAGGACCTCTTAGAGTCGCAAAAGCTTTTTTGCCCCTTATTAGGAACGGAAATGCCCCTAAGATTATAAACATATCGTCTGAAAGCGGTAGTATAACATGGAGTGGCAGGGTGAAAGAATTTGATTACTGTATGTCAAAAGCAGCCTTAAATATGGGGTCAAAATTGCTGTCTAATTATTTAAAGGAGGATAAAATATCTGTGTTAGCAGTTCAGCCTGGTTGGATGAGAACAGATATGGGGGGACCGAATGCAGATCTTGATCCGTATGAGACAGCAGTTAAACTTGAGAAACTATTCCAAAGTATAAAAGACCTGGATACTCCAATCTTTATTGATAATGAAGGACAATCCATACCTTGGTAA
- a CDS encoding radical SAM protein, whose product MEYLPIKTLYLEVTHACNQHCRHCYLDGGMHHKPLEMSTEQIKHIIKEFSEQGGNYIIITGGEPIVRTDIFEILSFIENLGIPVSFASNSLAMTPERLEKLAQFNCLDTYFTSILGGNAKEHEKIAGRDSYDKVLKALRFFDKKEIATYVQITLANEYIPEIKDIAKQLLSEYNCMVKFTPIGSLGVKSKDETHRNQELIVPKVKFKEFLEEVEALKIKYPGRIDDSNIKNYDQIKRMIVENSENKLYSLSYGFLAVRPNGDMSFSCNMGNPYTFGKAYESIKIPMDEKLLQYIEIIKAAEQQVLQDSIRNVVETEELVDYYIKSYKMKH is encoded by the coding sequence ATGGAGTACTTACCTATAAAGACTCTCTATCTGGAAGTAACACATGCCTGCAATCAACATTGCAGGCATTGTTATCTTGACGGAGGAATGCACCATAAGCCACTGGAAATGTCAACAGAACAGATAAAACATATTATAAAAGAATTCAGTGAACAAGGCGGCAATTATATTATTATAACTGGCGGAGAACCTATTGTAAGGACCGATATCTTCGAGATTCTAAGCTTTATAGAGAACCTGGGAATTCCCGTCAGCTTTGCTTCTAACAGCTTGGCTATGACACCAGAAAGACTTGAGAAGCTAGCTCAGTTTAACTGTCTCGATACATACTTTACCAGTATATTAGGAGGGAATGCAAAGGAACATGAAAAAATAGCCGGAAGAGACAGTTACGATAAAGTGCTGAAGGCTCTTCGTTTCTTTGATAAGAAGGAGATTGCTACTTATGTACAGATTACCCTTGCAAATGAGTATATACCTGAAATAAAGGATATTGCAAAGCAGCTGCTGTCGGAGTATAACTGCATGGTTAAATTTACTCCCATTGGCTCACTTGGCGTAAAATCAAAGGATGAGACCCATAGAAATCAAGAATTGATTGTTCCAAAAGTTAAATTCAAGGAATTTCTAGAAGAAGTAGAAGCGTTGAAGATAAAGTATCCAGGCCGGATTGATGATAGTAATATAAAGAACTATGACCAGATTAAGAGAATGATCGTTGAGAATAGTGAAAATAAATTATATTCGCTGTCCTATGGTTTTCTCGCAGTACGTCCTAATGGTGACATGAGCTTTTCCTGTAATATGGGTAACCCTTATACTTTTGGAAAAGCCTATGAAAGTATAAAGATACCAATGGATGAAAAATTGTTACAATATATTGAGATAATAAAAGCAGCGGAACAACAAGTATTACAAGATTCCATTCGTAATGTTGTAGAAACGGAAGAGTTAGTTGATTATTATATCAAGAGTTATAAAATGAAACATTGA